One part of the Halopenitus persicus genome encodes these proteins:
- a CDS encoding TrmB family transcriptional regulator: protein MASLRDLGLSAYEARAYRALLGTGPTTAKELSRTSDVPMGRIYDVLNGLEDHDLIRSRTESRPKKYVAVDPDAALDRLLATKRREFDERMAQYESAVDTLSTELQAEEGVEDRFWTAAVGTEETIDLLVERIAAATDRIVIVADTPAAGLDLGAIGERVMDAIVEALDRGVETRVLLSPETVDRLPGRVRRRYADRLADRDRFAARTVEGIEGAFNLFDGVEVCLEVPNPLAAAEPFAMIDLTDPEFAADVRERFEPRWAEAAPLELSV, encoded by the coding sequence ATGGCGAGTCTCCGCGATCTTGGGCTGTCGGCGTACGAGGCGCGGGCCTATCGCGCGCTGTTGGGAACCGGACCGACGACCGCGAAGGAGCTCTCGCGGACGAGCGACGTTCCGATGGGTCGGATCTACGACGTCCTCAACGGCCTGGAGGACCACGATCTGATTCGCAGCCGGACCGAGAGTCGACCCAAGAAGTACGTCGCGGTCGACCCGGACGCCGCGCTCGACCGGCTCCTCGCCACGAAGCGCCGGGAGTTCGACGAGCGTATGGCGCAATACGAGTCGGCCGTCGACACGCTCTCGACTGAACTCCAGGCCGAAGAGGGGGTCGAGGACCGGTTTTGGACGGCCGCGGTCGGCACCGAGGAGACGATCGACCTCCTGGTCGAGCGCATCGCCGCCGCGACCGACCGGATCGTGATCGTCGCCGACACGCCCGCAGCCGGACTCGACCTGGGAGCCATCGGCGAGCGTGTGATGGACGCGATCGTCGAGGCGCTCGATCGAGGCGTCGAGACGCGCGTCCTCCTGTCCCCGGAGACCGTCGACCGGCTTCCGGGTCGCGTCCGTCGCCGGTATGCCGATCGACTCGCCGACCGTGATCGGTTTGCCGCTCGGACGGTCGAGGGAATCGAGGGCGCGTTCAACCTCTTCGACGGCGTCGAGGTCTGTCTTGAGGTCCCCAACCCGCTTGCGGCGGCCGAACCGTTCGCGATGATCGACCTGACCGATCCCGAGTTCGCGGCCGACGTTCGCGAGCGGTTCGAGCCGCGGTGGGCGGAGGCGGCGCCGCTCGAGCTCTCCGTGTAG
- a CDS encoding GNAT family N-acetyltransferase, whose translation MFPERIATDRLRLTPLWPDRVDVRELYRICSSDPGIEAVTEYVAWDPHETIDETAAFLDRGRSVWEQREAATYVIRPADGEDGAGEIAGCTDLRIDWDRRLAEPGIWLRERFRNRGYAGERAAALLELAFDRLDLAVVAVSHHPENDRARRAIERYVDRFGGRREGRLRNDLPFPDGSVHDRVRYTISRNEWRTATDGGTGIL comes from the coding sequence ATGTTCCCCGAGCGGATCGCGACCGACCGCCTCCGGCTCACGCCGCTGTGGCCGGACCGGGTCGACGTGCGCGAGCTGTATCGGATCTGTTCCTCCGATCCCGGGATCGAGGCCGTCACCGAGTACGTGGCCTGGGATCCCCACGAAACGATCGACGAGACCGCGGCCTTCCTCGATCGGGGACGTTCGGTCTGGGAGCAACGGGAGGCCGCGACCTACGTGATCCGCCCCGCGGACGGCGAGGACGGTGCAGGCGAGATCGCGGGCTGTACCGACCTCCGGATCGACTGGGACCGTCGGCTCGCCGAACCCGGTATCTGGCTGCGTGAACGGTTCCGGAACCGCGGTTATGCGGGCGAGCGTGCCGCCGCGCTGCTCGAGCTCGCCTTCGACCGGCTCGATCTGGCGGTCGTGGCCGTCTCACACCATCCCGAGAACGACCGGGCACGGCGGGCGATCGAGCGATACGTGGACCGGTTCGGCGGCCGCCGGGAGGGCCGGCTGCGGAACGACCTGCCGTTCCCCGACGGGAGCGTTCACGACCGCGTCCGCTACACGATCAGCCGGAACGAATGGCGAACCGCGACGGACGGTGGGACCGGGATCCTGTGA
- a CDS encoding molybdopterin molybdotransferase MoeA produces the protein MNTKRHEAGFKDRTRVAAARSTLLEAVRSHERTERVPVADADDRIVAEPITAPNPVPGYDRAAMDGYAVRARDTFGASDRSPAVLRETTGSVGPEEAARVHTGSDLPEGADAVVMIERVEGVEGIDEIETFDAVAEGENVGAAGEDVAEGAHLYDPGHRLRPSDLGLLKSVGLETVPVVEPPRVAVIPTGEELVQADPAPGEVIETNGLTVSRLVDRWGGDARYHDVVTDDESLLRAAIEDAIGSGADLVVTTGGSSVGERDLLPEVIDDLGEVLVHGVALKPGHPVCLGAVEDTPVISLPGYPVACIINAVQFLRPAVKRSLGTTGNPHPARRARLTRKIASEPGTRTFARVRIEAPTEEGATAGTNGGDATPEDDESLPEATPTRASGSGVLSSVALADGWVVVPEEREGIDAGTVVDVECWEGTE, from the coding sequence ATGAACACGAAGCGACACGAGGCCGGGTTCAAGGACCGAACCCGCGTCGCGGCCGCGCGCTCGACGCTGCTCGAGGCCGTTCGATCCCACGAGCGAACCGAGCGGGTGCCCGTCGCGGACGCCGACGACCGGATCGTCGCGGAACCGATCACGGCGCCGAACCCGGTTCCCGGATACGACCGGGCGGCGATGGACGGCTACGCGGTTCGCGCCCGCGACACCTTCGGCGCGAGCGACCGGTCGCCGGCGGTGCTCCGGGAAACGACCGGGTCGGTCGGCCCCGAGGAGGCCGCGCGCGTCCACACCGGAAGCGACCTCCCGGAGGGAGCCGACGCCGTCGTGATGATCGAACGGGTCGAGGGGGTCGAGGGAATCGACGAGATCGAGACCTTCGACGCGGTCGCCGAGGGGGAAAACGTCGGCGCGGCCGGCGAGGACGTCGCCGAGGGGGCACACCTCTACGACCCCGGACACCGGCTCCGCCCGTCCGATCTCGGCCTTCTGAAGTCGGTCGGCCTCGAGACGGTGCCGGTCGTCGAGCCGCCGCGGGTCGCGGTGATCCCGACCGGCGAGGAGCTCGTGCAGGCGGATCCGGCTCCCGGAGAGGTGATCGAGACGAACGGGCTCACCGTGTCCCGGCTCGTCGACAGGTGGGGCGGCGACGCGCGGTACCACGACGTCGTCACCGACGACGAGTCGCTGCTTCGGGCGGCGATCGAGGACGCGATCGGATCGGGCGCCGACCTCGTCGTCACGACCGGGGGCTCGTCGGTCGGCGAGCGCGACCTCCTTCCGGAGGTGATCGACGACCTCGGCGAGGTGCTCGTCCACGGGGTCGCGCTCAAGCCAGGACATCCCGTTTGCCTGGGCGCCGTCGAGGACACGCCCGTGATCTCGCTGCCGGGGTATCCGGTGGCCTGCATAATCAACGCGGTGCAGTTCCTCCGACCGGCGGTCAAGCGGTCGCTCGGCACGACGGGCAATCCCCACCCGGCGCGGCGGGCCCGGCTCACACGCAAGATCGCAAGCGAGCCCGGAACGCGGACGTTCGCTCGCGTCCGGATCGAGGCACCGACGGAGGAGGGAGCGACCGCCGGGACGAACGGCGGGGACGCGACCCCGGAGGACGACGAGTCGCTTCCCGAGGCGACGCCGACGCGCGCGAGCGGGTCGGGCGTGCTCTCGAGCGTCGCGCTCGCGGACGGCTGGGTCGTCGTTCCCGAGGAGCGGGAGGGGATCGACGCGGGAACGGTCGTCGACGTCGAGTGCTGGGAGGGCACGGAATGA
- the arcS gene encoding archaeosine synthase subunit alpha, with protein sequence MTDYFEVHERDGAARLGELRLADPVRTPARADPFVEDAGSLWATDRSVPDGGEDALTVLPHRGFPAGTRREVREAFRVDHPDVEFPSAAVVSAAEPVDAGADAYVISEAPALVGHARAFVEAMVRVKRSLPADTAVLLSGVATPLNVATLAYAGVDLVDGTLARVKGSQGKYLTTDGEHFLEDLAELPCACPACAGPREEFTREDCEEHNLNALDAELRRVRHRIHRGRLRDYIEGQARHDQWLTATFRRLDDEWGFLEQRTPVIRDAEITAASAETLDRVEIRRFADRVTSRYRSRFDAPLVLVPCSATKPYSDSQSHRQFHDAIQWRGHIASMTSPIGVVPQELETTYPAQHYDAVVTGDWSSEEIEFVAEVLRRYLERNDYPRVIAHVPEDGYREICERVADAVDVPFEYTCGDHPTTDESLAALEAALEGEPAYSKREREHNTVRALADYQFGPAGSGGPAGGASTDAGLFGDDLHTTGRYPKLQAWSGPAGDAGTQLATMVPQYGVLSLTLAGARRWVDSDVPTKRVEIDGFVPQGSVLAPGVVDADDAIRVGDEVVVEGPAAFAVGRAEMHGAEMADSTRGIAVTVRHTEER encoded by the coding sequence ATGACCGACTACTTCGAGGTTCACGAGCGGGACGGCGCCGCCCGCCTCGGCGAGCTCCGGCTCGCGGACCCCGTCCGGACGCCGGCCCGGGCGGATCCGTTCGTAGAGGACGCCGGCAGCCTCTGGGCGACCGACCGATCGGTTCCCGACGGCGGCGAGGACGCGCTGACGGTGCTCCCACACCGCGGGTTCCCGGCCGGCACCCGCCGGGAGGTCCGGGAGGCGTTTCGGGTCGACCATCCCGACGTCGAGTTTCCCAGCGCGGCGGTCGTGAGCGCCGCCGAGCCCGTCGACGCCGGCGCCGATGCGTACGTCATCTCCGAGGCACCCGCGCTCGTGGGGCACGCGCGGGCGTTCGTCGAGGCGATGGTGCGGGTCAAACGATCGCTCCCGGCCGATACCGCCGTGCTGCTGTCCGGGGTCGCGACGCCGCTGAACGTCGCGACGCTCGCGTACGCCGGCGTCGACCTCGTCGACGGGACGCTCGCTCGCGTGAAGGGATCGCAGGGGAAGTACCTGACCACGGACGGCGAGCACTTCCTCGAGGACCTCGCGGAGCTGCCGTGTGCGTGTCCCGCGTGTGCGGGTCCCCGCGAGGAGTTCACCCGCGAGGACTGTGAGGAGCACAACCTGAACGCGCTCGACGCCGAGCTTCGGCGGGTTCGCCACCGGATCCACCGCGGCCGGCTGCGCGATTACATCGAGGGGCAGGCGCGCCACGACCAGTGGCTCACCGCCACGTTCCGCCGGCTCGACGACGAGTGGGGCTTCCTCGAGCAGCGGACGCCAGTGATCCGCGATGCGGAGATCACCGCCGCCAGCGCCGAGACGCTGGACAGGGTCGAGATCCGGCGGTTCGCCGACCGGGTGACCAGCCGCTACCGCTCGCGGTTCGACGCGCCGCTGGTGCTCGTGCCCTGCTCGGCGACGAAGCCGTACAGCGACTCCCAGAGCCACCGGCAGTTCCACGACGCGATCCAATGGCGGGGACACATCGCCTCGATGACCTCGCCGATCGGCGTGGTGCCCCAGGAGCTCGAGACGACCTACCCGGCCCAGCACTACGACGCCGTGGTGACCGGCGACTGGTCGAGCGAGGAGATCGAGTTCGTCGCCGAGGTGCTGCGACGCTATCTCGAGCGGAACGACTACCCCCGCGTGATCGCGCACGTTCCCGAGGACGGGTACCGGGAGATCTGCGAGCGCGTGGCGGACGCGGTCGACGTGCCCTTCGAGTACACCTGCGGGGACCATCCGACGACCGACGAGTCCCTGGCGGCCCTCGAAGCCGCGCTCGAGGGCGAGCCGGCCTACAGCAAGCGCGAGCGCGAACACAACACGGTTCGTGCCCTCGCGGACTACCAGTTCGGCCCGGCGGGGAGCGGGGGACCGGCAGGAGGCGCGAGCACCGACGCGGGACTCTTCGGCGACGACCTCCACACGACCGGCCGCTACCCGAAGCTACAGGCGTGGTCGGGGCCGGCCGGCGACGCGGGGACGCAGCTGGCGACGATGGTGCCCCAGTACGGCGTCCTGTCGCTCACGCTCGCGGGCGCGCGGCGCTGGGTCGACAGCGACGTCCCGACGAAGCGGGTCGAGATCGACGGATTCGTCCCCCAGGGGTCGGTGCTCGCGCCCGGCGTCGTCGACGCCGACGACGCGATCCGCGTCGGCGACGAGGTCGTGGTCGAGGGACCGGCGGCGTTCGCCGTCGGCCGCGCCGAGATGCACGGTGCGGAGATGGCCGACTCGACGCGCGGGATCGCGGTGACGGTCAGACACACCGAGGAGCGGTGA
- the mptA gene encoding GTP cyclohydrolase MptA, with protein MSHQLPDVQASTPDVSVGLSQVGVTDVQKLVKLARGQHRPIVLMAEFEVFVDLPSGRKGIDMSRNMEVIDEILEDITREEAYRVEDVCGDAAERLLEKHEYTSRAEVKMTADYITRERTPASDRPTQNTATIIASAEATEEGTREEIGAEVTGITVCPCSQGMSEARAREELHDLGVDEETTEAFLDAVPQPGHSQRGHATLTVTADGDPDVDLREIIDIARNAMSARIYNMAKRPDEDHMTYHAHANAKFVEDCVRSLADQTVSAFDHLPDDATIRIAQSNDESIHEHNAHAEREVTMGQLRSEVNAAEN; from the coding sequence ATGAGCCACCAGCTCCCCGACGTGCAGGCGTCCACGCCCGACGTCTCCGTCGGCCTCTCCCAGGTGGGCGTCACGGACGTACAGAAGCTCGTGAAACTCGCGCGGGGTCAGCACCGGCCGATCGTGTTGATGGCGGAGTTCGAGGTGTTCGTCGACCTCCCGAGCGGCCGGAAGGGGATCGACATGTCCCGGAACATGGAGGTCATCGACGAGATCCTCGAGGACATCACCCGCGAGGAGGCCTACCGCGTCGAGGACGTCTGCGGGGACGCGGCCGAACGTCTCCTCGAGAAACACGAGTACACCTCGCGGGCGGAGGTGAAGATGACCGCGGACTACATCACGCGCGAGCGGACGCCGGCCTCCGACCGGCCGACCCAGAACACGGCGACGATCATCGCCTCCGCGGAGGCGACCGAGGAGGGAACCCGCGAGGAGATCGGCGCCGAGGTGACCGGGATCACGGTCTGTCCGTGCTCGCAGGGGATGTCGGAGGCGCGAGCCCGCGAGGAGCTCCACGACCTGGGCGTCGACGAGGAGACGACCGAGGCCTTCCTCGACGCCGTCCCCCAGCCCGGCCACTCACAGCGCGGCCACGCGACGCTGACCGTGACCGCCGACGGCGACCCGGACGTCGACCTCCGGGAGATCATCGACATCGCCCGGAACGCGATGAGCGCCCGTATCTACAACATGGCCAAGCGGCCGGACGAGGACCACATGACCTATCACGCACACGCCAACGCGAAGTTCGTCGAGGACTGCGTCCGGTCGCTGGCCGACCAGACGGTCTCCGCGTTCGACCACCTCCCGGACGACGCCACGATCCGGATCGCCCAGTCGAACGACGAGTCCATCCACGAGCACAACGCCCACGCCGAGCGGGAGGTCACGATGGGGCAACTTCGTTCGGAAGTGAACGCCGCCGAAAACTGA
- a CDS encoding Hsp20/alpha crystallin family protein: MSALRDALRDLPEAVFADLLESEDAYVLVVDLPGATSETTEVVADAGRIDIEARREKATPEGYRYVREDRPLFLDVDLPLPPDGVGAEAAATMDRGVLELTVPKRRSADGQPIAIDER, encoded by the coding sequence ATGTCCGCGCTCCGCGATGCGCTTCGGGACCTCCCCGAGGCGGTGTTCGCCGATCTCCTCGAGTCGGAGGACGCATACGTTCTGGTCGTCGATCTCCCCGGCGCGACCAGCGAGACGACCGAGGTCGTCGCCGATGCGGGTCGGATCGACATCGAGGCCCGCCGGGAGAAGGCGACCCCGGAGGGGTACCGGTACGTCCGGGAGGATCGGCCGCTGTTCCTCGACGTGGACCTCCCCTTACCCCCCGACGGCGTCGGCGCGGAGGCGGCGGCGACGATGGACCGCGGCGTGCTCGAGCTCACGGTCCCGAAGCGCCGCTCGGCGGACGGGCAACCGATAGCGATCGACGAGCGCTGA
- a CDS encoding helix-turn-helix domain-containing protein: protein MSQRAREELARRIAGEITLSDDPGATLRKWRTDFDVSQTDLAGQLGVSSSVVSDYESGRRESPGIGVVRRTVEALIAIDADRGGDRLRQYARVISAGFESDVVLDLREYTTAVPLSTFHDAMDATEIVAGERDRIYGHTVINSIQAISRLSSEEFYRLYGQSTNRALVFTNVTRGESPLVALRVVTPTPNAVVLHGIDEDDLWDHAADLARADGFSLAVADRDIDDALEDLRDL from the coding sequence ATGAGTCAGCGCGCGCGCGAGGAGTTGGCGCGGCGGATCGCCGGCGAGATCACTCTTAGCGACGATCCGGGCGCGACCCTTCGCAAGTGGCGTACGGACTTCGACGTCTCACAGACGGATCTGGCCGGCCAGCTCGGCGTTTCCTCCTCCGTGGTCTCCGACTACGAGAGCGGTCGCCGGGAGAGCCCCGGGATCGGGGTCGTGCGGCGGACCGTCGAGGCGCTGATCGCGATCGACGCCGACCGCGGTGGCGACCGACTTCGGCAGTACGCGCGCGTCATCTCGGCCGGCTTCGAGAGCGACGTCGTCCTCGACCTCCGGGAGTACACGACCGCGGTCCCGCTGTCGACGTTTCACGACGCGATGGACGCCACGGAGATCGTCGCCGGCGAGCGCGACCGGATCTACGGCCACACCGTCATCAACTCCATTCAGGCGATCTCCCGGCTCTCCAGCGAGGAGTTCTACCGTCTCTACGGCCAGTCGACGAACCGCGCGCTCGTGTTCACGAACGTGACGCGCGGTGAGTCCCCGCTCGTCGCGCTCCGGGTCGTCACGCCGACCCCCAACGCCGTCGTGCTCCACGGGATCGACGAGGACGACCTGTGGGACCACGCCGCCGACCTCGCGCGAGCCGACGGCTTCTCGCTCGCGGTCGCCGACCGCGACATCGACGACGCGCTCGAGGACCTCCGCGACCTCTAA
- a CDS encoding DUF7091 family protein, which translates to MDDGLERALRRGLRRAGREFEAARRAYRSGIEDADPGADDPAADRSGADRFDLPTDADGNARIVCRRHAETRAVPVAEDGTPACFDADHPDCAGCLEDVREGRIETW; encoded by the coding sequence ATGGACGACGGCCTCGAGCGCGCGCTTCGCCGAGGACTCAGACGGGCCGGCCGGGAGTTCGAGGCGGCCAGACGCGCGTATCGGTCGGGGATCGAGGACGCCGACCCCGGAGCCGACGATCCGGCTGCGGACCGATCGGGGGCCGACCGGTTCGATCTGCCGACCGACGCGGACGGGAACGCCCGGATCGTCTGCCGGCGACACGCCGAGACCCGAGCGGTTCCGGTCGCCGAGGACGGGACGCCGGCCTGCTTCGATGCCGACCACCCGGACTGTGCCGGCTGTCTCGAGGACGTCCGTGAGGGCCGGATCGAGACGTGGTAG
- a CDS encoding ABC1 kinase family protein — translation MITLVALRSYWRFLVVLRRFSPLIVAYWRDRRRFLLFGGSREVDAEAQRERAATLLDVLLTLGPTFIKLGQLLSTRPDVLPPVYIEVLSRLQDDVPPAPWAEAREVLEDELGPVDAVFDEFDADPISGASLGQVYTATYEGDPVAVKVRRPGIEPLVNADLRVIRWSLPIVKRFIDSGRAFSLENLSEEFAKTIRQEMDYDRERRMLAEIRGNFAGDDSVRIPAAYPEASGERVLTMEYVPGTKIDRIDDLEANGLDPTAVAETLQRAYLQMIIDDGVFHADPHPGNLAVAEDGSIVFYDFGMSGRVDPYVQEQIVEFYVAVANQDIDAILDTLIAIGTLSPEADREVMGEVMELAIADARGEDIEQYRVNQIIEQVESTIYEFPLRLPRNLALVLRVATVVEGVCVTLDPEFDFIETATDYLREEGYYEQTARDMAAEAGDQLQETARSLVTVPPKLDRVLDRAERGDVHLNVTIEDDTHVLDKLAMRIAYSVLLAVGVLSATILYSFANAWELAALSLGLSMPLAIALYRSFRSRKGIRARPQFTRQSMRQRREE, via the coding sequence GTGATCACGCTGGTCGCTCTCCGTTCCTACTGGCGTTTTCTGGTCGTCCTGCGGCGGTTCTCGCCGTTGATCGTCGCTTACTGGCGCGACCGGCGGCGGTTCCTCCTGTTCGGCGGCTCCCGCGAGGTCGACGCCGAGGCGCAGCGCGAGCGCGCCGCCACCCTGTTGGACGTCCTGCTCACGCTCGGCCCGACGTTCATCAAGCTCGGGCAGCTGCTGTCGACCCGGCCCGACGTTCTGCCGCCGGTCTACATCGAGGTCCTCTCCCGGCTCCAGGACGACGTGCCGCCGGCCCCGTGGGCGGAGGCACGGGAGGTGCTCGAGGACGAGCTCGGCCCCGTCGACGCGGTCTTCGACGAGTTCGACGCCGACCCGATAAGCGGCGCGAGCCTGGGACAGGTCTACACCGCGACCTACGAGGGCGACCCGGTCGCGGTCAAGGTCCGCCGTCCCGGGATCGAACCGCTCGTGAACGCCGACCTGCGCGTGATCCGGTGGTCGCTCCCGATCGTCAAGCGGTTCATCGACAGCGGACGGGCCTTCTCGCTGGAGAACCTCTCCGAGGAGTTCGCCAAGACGATTCGCCAGGAGATGGACTACGACCGCGAGCGCCGGATGCTCGCGGAGATACGGGGGAACTTCGCGGGCGACGACTCGGTCCGCATCCCCGCGGCCTATCCCGAGGCGTCCGGCGAACGCGTCCTCACGATGGAGTACGTCCCGGGCACCAAGATCGACCGGATCGACGACCTGGAGGCGAACGGGCTGGACCCGACCGCCGTCGCGGAGACGCTCCAGCGCGCGTACCTGCAGATGATCATCGACGACGGCGTCTTCCACGCCGATCCGCATCCGGGGAACCTCGCGGTCGCCGAGGACGGGTCGATCGTCTTCTACGACTTCGGGATGTCCGGCCGCGTCGACCCGTACGTGCAGGAGCAGATCGTCGAGTTCTACGTCGCCGTCGCGAACCAGGACATCGACGCGATCCTCGACACGTTGATCGCGATCGGGACCCTCTCGCCGGAGGCCGACCGAGAGGTGATGGGGGAGGTGATGGAACTGGCCATCGCCGACGCCCGCGGCGAGGACATCGAGCAGTACCGGGTGAACCAGATCATCGAACAGGTCGAGTCGACGATCTACGAGTTCCCGCTGCGGCTGCCCCGGAACCTCGCGCTGGTGCTCCGGGTCGCGACCGTCGTCGAGGGGGTCTGCGTCACCCTCGATCCCGAGTTCGACTTCATCGAGACGGCCACCGACTACCTCCGCGAGGAGGGCTACTACGAGCAGACCGCGCGCGATATGGCCGCCGAGGCCGGCGACCAGCTCCAGGAAACCGCCCGCTCCCTCGTCACCGTCCCGCCGAAGCTCGACCGCGTCCTCGACCGGGCCGAGCGCGGAGACGTCCATCTCAACGTCACCATCGAGGACGACACCCACGTGCTCGACAAGCTGGCGATGCGGATCGCCTACTCGGTGCTGCTCGCCGTCGGCGTCCTCTCGGCGACGATCCTCTACTCGTTCGCGAACGCCTGGGAGCTCGCGGCGCTCTCGTTGGGCCTCTCGATGCCGCTCGCGATCGCGTTGTATCGGTCGTTCCGATCGCGGAAGGGGATCCGTGCCCGCCCGCAGTTCACCCGGCAGAGCATGCGGCAGCGACGGGAGGAGTGA
- a CDS encoding GNAT family N-acetyltransferase, with protein sequence MEIRPYDPDDREDVAALWNHKRAFERGLGEGTGGDEKASTYEAKLTDAYRSEWLDWVERCVAADERCVTVADAGGDGIVGYVFVLPETHRFIWDAAILNELFVVPAYRGTGVADDLMDAALALAADQDLPIDRLVLDVDPDNTRARRFYDRYGFEEWGELVARPV encoded by the coding sequence ATGGAGATTCGACCGTACGATCCCGACGATCGGGAGGACGTCGCCGCGCTGTGGAACCACAAGCGGGCCTTCGAACGCGGACTCGGCGAGGGAACCGGCGGCGACGAAAAGGCGAGCACATACGAAGCAAAGCTCACCGACGCCTATCGGTCGGAATGGCTCGACTGGGTCGAGCGGTGCGTCGCGGCGGACGAGCGGTGCGTGACGGTGGCGGACGCCGGCGGCGACGGGATCGTCGGCTACGTCTTCGTCCTTCCCGAGACGCACCGGTTCATCTGGGACGCGGCGATATTGAACGAGCTGTTCGTCGTTCCCGCGTACCGGGGCACCGGCGTCGCCGACGATCTGATGGACGCCGCGCTGGCGCTGGCGGCCGACCAGGATCTCCCGATCGACCGACTCGTCCTCGACGTCGACCCGGACAACACGCGAGCACGCCGGTTCTACGATCGGTATGGGTTCGAGGAGTGGGGCGAGCTGGTCGCGCGGCCGGTATGA
- a CDS encoding DUF255 domain-containing protein, translating into MTETHVEWREWGPDAFAEAAEDDRPVLLALTATWCDGCHEMDAKTYGEPRIAANINESFVPVRVDVDRWPRVRERYNMGGFPSTVFLTPDGELLTGAGYLGPDGMRQVLESVRDRWAEDGAAAGRVPRALAGDLPPAGEVTDAIEEHLAGQLEVQFDDDNAGWGDDAKFPLPRTVEFALKRERSQALRTLDAISTNLRDDVAGGFFRYAGTRDWSDVHHEKPLDTNAALTRAFANAYLHTGDATYEEIASEAVEFLTDDLWTGIGVGGSIGPGEGRAYYARDADGRADMTAPRRDHTVLAGGNALAADALLTHAAYTDDDHAREYAERILGTLERELVDASTGEVARFLAEEPGGETDVLEDLARVVAAFTRAQGVLGEGIDLARTVADRAIETLFVDGSFLDGPRDGAGLLDHPFRPLDTNVEAATALLDLGVATGNDRYVDVARETAVAFAGATDRYGVQLASYGSLTARLCHGTPAIFVGTEPGTDLHRAAWRVADHEKVVVANAHRETVPTPWTPNAGAAIVGVGDDRSTPATTPEELLDRVSATIE; encoded by the coding sequence ATGACCGAGACGCACGTCGAGTGGCGCGAGTGGGGTCCGGACGCCTTCGCCGAGGCCGCCGAGGACGACCGCCCGGTGCTGCTGGCGCTCACCGCGACGTGGTGTGACGGCTGCCACGAGATGGATGCGAAGACGTACGGCGAGCCGCGGATCGCCGCCAACATCAACGAGTCGTTCGTGCCGGTCCGGGTCGACGTCGACCGCTGGCCCCGGGTCCGCGAGCGGTACAACATGGGCGGGTTCCCATCGACCGTCTTCCTCACGCCGGACGGGGAGCTGCTCACCGGCGCCGGCTACCTCGGCCCCGACGGGATGCGGCAGGTGCTCGAGTCCGTCCGTGACCGGTGGGCCGAGGACGGCGCCGCGGCGGGCCGCGTCCCGCGCGCGCTCGCCGGCGACCTCCCGCCGGCCGGCGAGGTCACCGACGCGATCGAGGAGCATCTCGCCGGCCAGCTCGAGGTTCAGTTCGACGACGACAACGCCGGCTGGGGCGACGACGCCAAGTTCCCGCTGCCGCGAACCGTCGAGTTCGCGCTCAAGCGGGAGCGGTCGCAGGCGCTGCGGACCCTCGATGCGATCTCCACGAACCTCCGTGACGACGTCGCGGGCGGCTTCTTCCGCTACGCCGGAACCCGCGACTGGAGCGACGTCCACCACGAGAAGCCGCTCGACACGAACGCCGCGCTGACGCGCGCGTTCGCGAACGCCTACCTCCACACGGGTGACGCCACTTACGAGGAGATCGCCAGCGAGGCGGTCGAGTTTCTCACCGACGATCTGTGGACCGGCATCGGCGTCGGCGGGTCGATCGGTCCGGGTGAGGGGCGCGCCTACTACGCCCGCGACGCCGACGGCCGCGCCGATATGACGGCTCCGCGTCGGGACCACACCGTCCTCGCGGGCGGGAACGCGCTCGCCGCGGACGCGCTGTTGACCCACGCCGCCTACACCGACGACGACCACGCCCGCGAGTACGCCGAACGGATCCTCGGGACCCTCGAGCGCGAACTCGTCGACGCCTCGACGGGCGAGGTGGCCCGATTTCTCGCCGAGGAACCGGGCGGCGAGACGGACGTCCTCGAGGACCTCGCCCGCGTCGTCGCCGCGTTCACCCGGGCACAGGGCGTCCTCGGCGAGGGGATCGACCTGGCGCGGACGGTCGCGGACCGGGCCATCGAGACGCTGTTCGTCGACGGGTCGTTCCTCGACGGGCCGCGCGACGGCGCCGGCCTGCTCGACCACCCCTTCCGGCCGCTCGACACGAACGTCGAGGCCGCCACCGCGCTCCTGGATCTCGGCGTCGCGACCGGCAACGACCGATACGTTGACGTCGCACGCGAGACGGCGGTCGCCTTCGCGGGCGCGACCGACCGGTACGGGGTCCAGCTGGCGAGCTACGGCAGTCTGACGGCGCGGCTGTGCCACGGCACGCCGGCGATCTTCGTCGGCACCGAACCGGGAACCGACCTCCACCGCGCGGCCTGGCGCGTCGCCGACCACGAGAAGGTCGTCGTTGCGAACGCGCATCGCGAGACCGTGCCCACTCCGTGGACCCCGAACGCGGGCGCGGCGATCGTCGGCGTCGGGGACGATCGCTCCACGCCGGCGACAACGCCGGAGGAGTTGTTGGACCGCGTCTCGGCCACGATCGAGTAG